The following DNA comes from Streptomyces pristinaespiralis.
GAAGGTCGTACCCATGCGGCGGACTCCCTACTCCATGCTCTGTTCTGACTTTCGCCTCAACAGCCACGGCCGGTGTCTCATTCCCGCAGTGACCCGGTCCACCTGGTCACGGCGTCGGTGATGGTGAGAAGGGTCTCCTCCTCCGTGGTCCCGGCGCGCTTGGGCACGGCGAACCCGTGGTCCCCGTGTGCCACTTCCACCAGCTCGTAGGACCCCTCGGGGAACTCGCCGGGCCTGCCGAAGGGGTCGCTGCCGCCCTGCACGACGAGCGTCGGAACACCGGCGCCGAGCAGCTCGTCCGCGCGGGACTTCTCCGGCCGCCCCGGCGGGTGCAGCGGGAAGCTCAGCGCCAGAACGGCCGCCGCACCGAGCTCCGCGGCGGTCCTGCAGGCCACGCGCGCGCCGGCGCTGCGTCCGCCGGCGACGACCGGCAGGCCCTTCTTCGTGAGCGCCGGCCAGAGGTCGCGCCAGGCGGCGTCCAGGGTCCGCGGCGCGGGCGCGACCTTCTTGCCCGCCACCCGCCAGGGCTGCTCCACGAGAGCGACCGTGACACCGTGCGCCGGCAGGACGCGTGCGATCGCCTGGAGATCGCGCGCTTCGATGCCTCCGCCGGCGCCGTGCCCGAGCGCCAGCACGTGGTGCGCGCGCTTCCCGCCGAACCAGGTGATCCGGGCTTCGCCGCCGGCGGCCTCGATGATCTCTTTCCGCTCCATCCGGCCATTCTGGCGCGGGGCCGCCGGCCGCGCCGTTCCCGGCCGCGGCGCCATCGGCGTGCGCGGCGTGCGCGGCGCCGGCGGTCGGCGTTCCGTGGCGGTGCCCGTCGTGCGGATCAGGAGGTACGCCCCCGGGCCCCGGTCAGAACAGCGTCGCCTCTTCCGGGGCGGGCAGCTCCTCCAGCAGCTCCGGCCCGTTGTTCCGCACGTTGCTCACCGCCGTCGTCACGGGATACGCCCGCATCAGCCCGCCCGGCGGCGGCTCCAGCAGCGACCGAAGCTCCTCCAAGTCGGTCCTGGCCGGGTCCAGCC
Coding sequences within:
- a CDS encoding alpha/beta hydrolase family protein — protein: MERKEIIEAAGGEARITWFGGKRAHHVLALGHGAGGGIEARDLQAIARVLPAHGVTVALVEQPWRVAGKKVAPAPRTLDAAWRDLWPALTKKGLPVVAGGRSAGARVACRTAAELGAAAVLALSFPLHPPGRPEKSRADELLGAGVPTLVVQGGSDPFGRPGEFPEGSYELVEVAHGDHGFAVPKRAGTTEEETLLTITDAVTRWTGSLRE